From the genome of Methanothrix soehngenii GP6:
GTCAGAAGATGCCTCTGATCGTTCTGATGGACAACGGCTCTACCGAGGAGGATGTTCCCGCCATGCGCCAGGCCCAGGTTTACGGCCTGGAGATGCTGGTGGTCGACCATCACCATCCCCACAAGATCGTAGACCAGTTCCTGGTGGCCCATGTCAATCCCGCCCACGCCGGAGGGGACTTCGGCCTGACCACGGGCATGCTGGCCACGGAGATCGCCCGCATGATCCATCCCGAGGTCGAGAACAAGATCCGTCATTTTCCGGCTGTATCCGCGGTGGGCGACCGCAGCGAGGCCCCGGAGGCTGATCTATACATCCGCCTGGTCGAGGACAGGTTCCCGAGAGATGACCTCAAAAAGATCGCCCTCGCTTTAGACTATGAGGCCTTCTGGCAGCGCTTCAACGATGGACGGGGGCTGATAAACGACATCCTGTGCCTGGGAAGGCTTGACCGGCACCAGAAGATCGTCGAGCTTCTCTGCGAGCAGGCCAATGCTGCCATAGACGAGCAGCTCCGGGCGAGCATGGGCAATGTCAAGAGCACAAAGCTTCCCAATGGCATCATCATGAACGTCCTGGATGTGGAGAACTTCGCCCATAAGTTCACCTTCCCCCCGCCTGGCAAGACCTCAGGCGAGGTGCACGACCGACTATGCCAGAAATATGATGGAAAGCCGGTGGTCACTATCGGCTATGGCCCGGATTTTGCAGTGTTGCGCAGCCGGGGAGTGAGGATGAACATCCCCCAGATGGTTAAAGAGCTGATGGAGGAGATCCCCAATGGAGGGGTCTCAGGAGGAGGTCATCTCGTCGTTGGTTCCATCAAGTTCGTAGGTGGGATGAGAAAAGAGGTCCTGGCGAAGCTGGCAGAGAAGATCGCTGCCTGCTCGGTGGATGAGGTTCCGCTGAAGGCTCCCGCATTGGGTGCAGAGGCAATTTGATCCTCCTCATCCTGAATATCATCGGCATCTTTTCTCTATAATATCCCTTTATCCTCCAAAAGTCCTTTCTATGAGGCCCCTTCCTTTATCTTTGACATAGCTGTGCATGACCTCCTGGAGCATAGCTACGAACTGATCCTGGCTAAAGTTGAGCTGCGAGGCCAGCCGCTCCACCACCGGCTCGATGTTCTTGACCTCATCGCTATTGATGCTTCTCAAGACCACTGCAGATAAAGCCATGAGGCGGAGCCCTTCCTGGATCCTGTCCATCTGCACCGCCAGGGCGCCGAGCTGAAAGAGCGCTCCTGCCTCACCCGCCTGATCTTTCAGTTCCTGATAGACCTGCAAAGCCTCCCGGAAATGCTCCGCGGCCATTTCCATCTCCCCTGCCTGAGAGCTGATCATTCCCAATCCATGCAGGCTGGCGGCCATCCCTTTGCGGTCGCCCAGATCCCTGGTGATGGCCAGGGCACAATCAAGCTCCTCTGTTGCCCGAGCAAGCTCTCCGGTCTCCCGGTCAACATCGGCCAGATAAAAGAGCAGTACCGCCTCACCTGCTCGATCTTTTGCCTCTCTGGCCAGCTCCAGGGATCGGGCCAGCCTGGGCCAGGCAGAATCGTAGTGGCCTTGCATCATATCGATATTCGCCATCTCCTGCAAGACCGCAGCCTCCCCCATCCTATCTCCCAGATCCTCAAGGATCCGGGCAGCCCTCTCCAGCTTATCTTTAGCCGCAGAGCCGCTCTTCCGTGACATATCAATGGAGGCCAGAGCCTGCAGAACTGCTGCCTCTCCCCGCTGGTCTTTCTGGCCCAGATGAATCTGTAGAGCTTTCTCTAAGCTCTCCTCAGCCAGATCATACTCTCCCCGGCCAAGCTGGATCATGCCCAGCCCTTGATAGCTGAAGGCATCCGGAGCCATATCCAGGGCCTTTTTGTACCACTGGGCAGCATTCTCAAGATCCATCTGATGAGCATAGGCCTGGGCGATCCAATTCATTGAATCCTTGTCCGGCTCCAGCTCCAGTATCTCTCTGTTCAGCCTTATCAGCTCGGTGTAGTATCCCCTCCGATCCAGGTAGCTGCTGATCCTGGCGGTCACCCTCCTCGCCTCAGCCAGGTCGCCGGCCTCCAGATAGTGCCCCCGCGCCTCTAAGAGGCCGTCCAGACGGAACAAGAAAAGCTCCGGGGAGCGGCCCGATTCCGCCATCTCCTCCAGAAATCGGCCTGCCCTCTTATGAGCCTCTCTTATCTCCTCCGGGCTCAACCCCTCTCGAAGGGCAGGGCGAGCGGAGGAATGAACCGCCCACAGATTGCCGGTCTTATAGCAGAGCGACAGCTCCTCCCAGAGGGGCAAGCTCTCGGCTATGCTCTCCAGATCGGTCCCGGCTGCGGCTGTAAAGCCTGCCGGGCTCATTGCTACATCGTAGACCGCTATGCGTTGGAGGGCCAGGAGAGACTCGGGGCTGAGGCACTCGGCGAGCCTAGCCAGGGGATCGACATCTTTTGGCAGCCCTCTGGCCAGAGCGCTGCGGATCTGCTCTAATTTAGACGGATCTCTCTCGTAGAGGGAATAGAGGTCCGACAGGGCATCGAATGCGATCTCGCCTTTGCGGTAGCCATCAGCTATAATTCTATCCTGGAGCATGAACCTCAGGAAAGCTGCTTGAGAGAGCCGATCCAGCTTCCAGTTTCTAGCCAGACGGGGCAGAATGGAGGCATCCGCAGGGACCTTTTGTGAGGAGATGATCGCCCGGCTGGAATGGAGGCCTTTAGTCATCTGATGGAAAAGCTCGCCAAGATGAGGATCCGAGATCCTGCCCGTCTTCTCCTCAAGATCGAGGTCATCCCAGAATATGAGTATGCGGTTGGATCGGAGAAGCTCCATCAAAACAGCCAGCCTCTCATTAACCGGGAGCGATGAATCTAAGAGCCTCTTTGTCCCCTCCAGTCCTTGATACTCTCCTGCCGCTGCCAGCTGCAGGCCTGCTGCTTCTATCAGTCGGGCAGAGCTTATGGGGTTGTGGGCAGTGCCTCCCAGAGGCAGCACAAAGTAGCCTGATGCGGCCAGCATTCTGGCCAGGAAATTGGCAAGAGCGCTCTTCCCTCGGCCAAGCTCGCCAGTGATGATCAGAGCGTTGACCGCACCCTGTCTCAAATCGGGATAGAGTCGAAGCAAATCTTTTCTTCTGTCAAGAAAACCCCTGGCATGTCCTTCCGTCATCCCAGGCATTGGAGGAAGCTCTTGGTATCTTGTTTTTATCTCCTCTCTCTTCTTATTGGGATCGAAGAGACCTGTTGGCTCTCTGACGGCATAAATAAAGGGATAGGCCTGTATCGCTCCCTTCTTCTCCTCCTTTTCTTCCAAGCCTTCTTTCAGCATCCTCTGCCCGGTCCTCCATATGGCTTCATCTGCAGATGCGCCCAGGGAAAGAGAGCGAACGATCTCCTGAGGGGCGACGGTACCATTCCAGGCTACAGCCATGAGCAGATCTTCTGCCAGCCTCTGGCAGAGAAGCTCCCTGGCAGGGTCAGGGCCATTCCCTTCCCCTCCAATAATTATGCACTCAACCCCGCCACTCTTCAGAACGGGAGCTATCTCCTCTGCAGATCTCAGGTCAAGCTTGCCCGCAGGATCCATGAAGGCTAGCCTTGCCTCTCCCCCGGAGACTTCGCCGGACAGTTTTGCCTCACCGGAAAGGTATACCAGATGAGGCTGAAAAGACTCAATGCTGCTTTTCAGCTCCTCGAAGGAGGCGGTCTCGCCCATCTCCAGGTGGATATCTAATCCCTGCACCGCCTTGAGAAGGGACAGCTCCTCCTCCTCAAAATGCTGCAGATTGGTGGAGAAAAAGAGCATTCTCAAGGGGCCTCTTCTCAGTTCAGAGGGCTGAGAGAGAAATGGTGCAGGAAGGGATGAGCTGGCGGGCCGGCCACCTTCCATTGGCACGCGCAGGACGGCAAAATCCGGGGATGAGCCATCGGCCATATCCTCAAATCCCGGAAGGCGGAGAAGCTCCCAGGGGAGCAGCAGGATCTGGGGTATGCTCGATACCACAATCAGCCGTCCCCCAGATAGGATCTTCGGCCCCAGCTCCTGCCAGCCCGGCTGAAAAAATAGGCGGAAGATGCTCTCGCCCAGGAGATGAAGGTAGCTATTCTTCCCTTTTTTGCCGTTAGAAAAGAAAGACGCATACTGAGAGGATATCTCTCTGGCCTCCATAGCCTCAACCGGGTTGAGCCGTCTGTTCATGACCACCTCCCCGTCCACTGCTATTCTTATTTCAAAGGCCCTGGCGGCAGCAGTGCCCGTCTCCCAAATCTCAATGATAGTATCCTTTTGCATTCATGGATGATATGGCTGGATGCGATATATAATTTCTCAGCCTGCAGTTGGCTGCACAATATAAATCCGCATCAGGAGTTATCCTTTTCACGATTCCTTCTCCAATTGGTTTATCGAAAAACATGGGCGATCTGCAATTGATCGTAGCTCATGCTATTTTAGACGTGCATATGCTTAGAAATATTTTAATAGTATTAGGATTACCATAAAGGCTCAGGGATTGGATAAAATAAGCAGATATTCAGATCGAATCGACTATGAGACGGCGCGATAGGATCGGAGAACTTTAATCATTATGCGGTGGTTGAGATGATGACGATACTCTTGAAAGATCTGGGAATGAAATCAAAGAACGGCGAGAAGACAAAAGGAATGGGCTGGCGACCAGAGCTTCCGGACTTAAGAGACTATACCTTCCAGACAAAGGAGGTAGCAGATATCCTCGGCCCTCTTAAGCTTTCCAAAGTGGCGGTCTCCACCCTTCCCACATCGGTTGATCTCAGAAAATGGTTCCCACCGATAGAGGATCAAGGCGACCTGGGCTCATGCACTGCAAACGCTGGCGTAGGAGTCTTTGAGTATTTCGAGCGAAGGGCATTCGGAGAGCATATCGATGCCTCGAGGCTGTTTCTCTATAAGGTGACGAGAAATTTGATGCAGGAGAGAGGAGATACTGGTGCTTATATCCGGACGACCATGGGAGCGATGGCACTATTTGGCGTCCCACCGGAGAGATACTGGCCATACGATATATCAAAGTTCGATGAGGAGCCCTCAGCATTCCTCTTCGGTTTCGCGGACAATTACAA
Proteins encoded in this window:
- a CDS encoding tetratricopeptide repeat protein — encoded protein: MQKDTIIEIWETGTAAARAFEIRIAVDGEVVMNRRLNPVEAMEAREISSQYASFFSNGKKGKNSYLHLLGESIFRLFFQPGWQELGPKILSGGRLIVVSSIPQILLLPWELLRLPGFEDMADGSSPDFAVLRVPMEGGRPASSSLPAPFLSQPSELRRGPLRMLFFSTNLQHFEEEELSLLKAVQGLDIHLEMGETASFEELKSSIESFQPHLVYLSGEAKLSGEVSGGEARLAFMDPAGKLDLRSAEEIAPVLKSGGVECIIIGGEGNGPDPARELLCQRLAEDLLMAVAWNGTVAPQEIVRSLSLGASADEAIWRTGQRMLKEGLEEKEEKKGAIQAYPFIYAVREPTGLFDPNKKREEIKTRYQELPPMPGMTEGHARGFLDRRKDLLRLYPDLRQGAVNALIITGELGRGKSALANFLARMLAASGYFVLPLGGTAHNPISSARLIEAAGLQLAAAGEYQGLEGTKRLLDSSLPVNERLAVLMELLRSNRILIFWDDLDLEEKTGRISDPHLGELFHQMTKGLHSSRAIISSQKVPADASILPRLARNWKLDRLSQAAFLRFMLQDRIIADGYRKGEIAFDALSDLYSLYERDPSKLEQIRSALARGLPKDVDPLARLAECLSPESLLALQRIAVYDVAMSPAGFTAAAGTDLESIAESLPLWEELSLCYKTGNLWAVHSSARPALREGLSPEEIREAHKRAGRFLEEMAESGRSPELFLFRLDGLLEARGHYLEAGDLAEARRVTARISSYLDRRGYYTELIRLNREILELEPDKDSMNWIAQAYAHQMDLENAAQWYKKALDMAPDAFSYQGLGMIQLGRGEYDLAEESLEKALQIHLGQKDQRGEAAVLQALASIDMSRKSGSAAKDKLERAARILEDLGDRMGEAAVLQEMANIDMMQGHYDSAWPRLARSLELAREAKDRAGEAVLLFYLADVDRETGELARATEELDCALAITRDLGDRKGMAASLHGLGMISSQAGEMEMAAEHFREALQVYQELKDQAGEAGALFQLGALAVQMDRIQEGLRLMALSAVVLRSINSDEVKNIEPVVERLASQLNFSQDQFVAMLQEVMHSYVKDKGRGLIERTFGG
- a CDS encoding C1 family peptidase produces the protein MTILLKDLGMKSKNGEKTKGMGWRPELPDLRDYTFQTKEVADILGPLKLSKVAVSTLPTSVDLRKWFPPIEDQGDLGSCTANAGVGVFEYFERRAFGEHIDASRLFLYKVTRNLMQERGDTGAYIRTTMGAMALFGVPPERYWPYDISKFDEEPSAFLFGFADNYKALKYVNLDPPGTTPTKLLSNIKTNIAAGIPSIFGFTVYDSISQAGSTGKIPYPCSNESVQGGHAIIAVGYDDKMKIKNSNCGAETTGALMIRNSWGELWGDEGYGWLPYDYVLTGLADDWWTLIKGSWIETGQFEYV